The sequence below is a genomic window from Marmota flaviventris isolate mMarFla1 chromosome 9, mMarFla1.hap1, whole genome shotgun sequence.
ACAATTTTGCCCATCTTTATCATATTCTGGTTTTTCACTAATCCATTGAGGAAATGTGGATAACTGAATTTTGACAATAGTATGAGTGGTTTTAATTGAACAAAGGCTATTTTTGTAAAActtcatttgaaagaattaagttttcacacacagaaatataaacaaaaaaatcaatctaaaAATTTagctttatggaaaaaaaagaataaaaacaaacaatagatttaaatgtaaaatctaaACAGTGTAGAACTACTAGAACTAAACACAGAAGTAGGTCGTTAAGACTTGGAATAGGCAAGAATTCTAAAGTACATTAGCAAAAGCATAATCcataaaaacaacatttaaaaaatagactgttttaaaattgaaatagttTTCTCTTGTATCACCATTGTTAAGATCATAAAAATGAATACtgggaaaacattttcaaatcacTTACCTTACAAAGGAAACATTGGAAAATATGCAAAGAATGGCCAAAAAAATAACAGCTTGAAAAGGAATAAACAAATGCATAAAAGTGTTAAATATTTAACATACTTgtgatatacagaagataatattcACATAAATGATGTCCACTATCATTAaccataattaaaattaaaattaagacccttaataaatattgttataAATGTGTTCTAATAgctaaatttaatataaaataaattttaaggtaacaaaattcaaaatttgtgaCTACTACCTATGACTAGAGGTAATTCAGTGCATAAGAATGATCTTTTTAAACCAAGTGTATCCCTCTATCAGTCTTTAAATGTGTATAAATCTATTACTGTTTGCCATAGCTATATCAAATGTTACTCTCTGTTGTGTTTTGTGATTATGCATCTAAATAGGTTTGTTTCTCTGGGTATTACAGATTCCTGATCCATCTTATTACACTCATTACATTAGAGAAGCCGACATTAACCTGAGCTGGTCCTTTACTGTGAACTTCATGTACTCACtgcttggaattttatttttgatgatagAGGTCAGGTTCTGATCATAGAGTGTCTTACTGGTCACTTGGGAGTTCATTTTGAAATTAGATTTTGTAGCTTCTCTTCCAGGTATCTATGATGAAATGTTACATAGGAGTTTTGTAAGAAAATTCTGCATGCCTTTTTCCAGCTTATACACCTGAAAGGAACAGAGAAGACATTTTCTTGAAAACTTTACCCCATGTCTCCCCATCTCTAAATTAGGGCATGATGTTGCTTACCTGACCAAGGTAGATATGATGAAGAAGACCCATGTTCAAGATAACATAGGGGTTTGGCTAGGTTCATAACTCTGTCATTATAATTTTCAATGACAGAAAAATTTTCCAGCTCAACACATTACGTAGGTTGtatctttttaaagatatttaaatttatatgttaagCAAAGTGTTTATAGCcctctagtgtttttttttatgtttttaagctcagctttcttaatttaaaaaacaagagtgggggcagggaggggagactttatgaaaaaatatatggcCATGTAGAATTTTGGTTGTACCAGAATCCTTGATTGGCAACAGAATGGTCTAATTCAATTAGAGGTCTCCTTGGGAAAGAAGTTGATCCCTAGAGCAGAAAATATTTACTACATAAAGAACATTATTAGTTCTGCCAATGGACTACATTTGAGAAAGCAGTGGgcctatttttcaaataaaataaattactgaCATAAGAAAGCAACTTCTCTTTCATTTTGCTCTTACTTCTTAATCAGTTAATAAAGGTAAGCATTATATTTGACCATAATCCAAATAGGTAAAAATCAATACTGATGTCTAACACAAATTTATTGTATACATTTCcgtatatttatcttttaaatgtagAAAGTTTTGAAAATGTGTTCTTTATTTGAAAACACTGATTCACATGGATGTTGTACTTAGTTGTAACATCAAAGgatataaaaatgtaatgtgaTTCTTAAACTGATGAGCCCATATCTTAATGACTATCATCATTTTCTGtatcatcatcattttatatGCAAACATTTAAGATGTTACTATGTGTTAAGAATGTATTTTGTATGCAATGAATCTAGGGATATTATGttataaaacagaattttatacTATTAACCAACAAGTAGGTAAAAAGTATTATTGAAATGGCTTTGCATTTTATCCTGGAATTATCAAATGATgatatcattatcattattattatttgattgctatttttatcattgttcCTATATCACTCTCTAGgctgaattttaaatgaataagtgaatgaaatatCATTAATATGCAGGACAGTATAGTAAAACATTTCCTGAATAGTCTCAAACTGAATCATCtttgaaatattattaaagaCAGActacagattattttaaaaactcaattacaGTTGTTTTCTATATGGGAGTGCacctatttctttttgtttccttcaatTTGGTTGTAAGTAATGCATGTAATTGAACATTCAGATTTTTTCATTCATATACACCTATGTCATGCTCAAATCAGAGCAAATGTGTCTCCTCAAATATCTATCagttctttatggtgaaaacctccaaattattttatttcacttgaatTAGCAATACAATTTTGTTATCTATAGTCTCACTCCTTTCAATGGCATACCAAACCTCCCAGTGCAAATAACTAGGATTCATACACATTAAGCAACTCACTGATCCCTCCAGTGTCCAGTCCCCCCAGTTCATTAACTTCCATCATTCTAGTCTTTGTTTGATGAGATCAACTTAGAGCATCTTTGCAgtgatcaaaataaaaatacaagaggcttgctgaggatgtggctcagtggtagagtgcttgcatatcAGATATAAAACCTCAGCTTTATTTGATagcaatgcaaaataaataaacaaagtaaataaataatagactTATGCAATTGTGGaagatagtattttttttatatttatacacatatacatatacattcatacatatatatgcattcatacatatatatatatatatatagtataggCTTTAAATAATTACTTTCATATAAAAGATGGTAAAGTTAATGTATATTTAACTTTCCTTCTTGAATTCACAGAAAATCCTTTGGATACTCAAGTTTTCTCACTGCATTGCTACTTTCACACTTCCCTCTAAACATCTTTGAAGTTGAAATATGGTAACTGTCCACACTTAATGGGTCTCTGCATATGATTAGAGTTGTGTCTCCCCTTTGCAGTGAATTAGTCTCTTTTAGCATTTGAATGACTTAACCCAGGAGgtagatggggaaaaaaaatgctactttTGCAAAAGTAAATGAAACTACAAAAATGCCTACTCACCCTCGCTCCCAACTTTATCACACAGAACAAATGAACCATGACATACATGTAAGACATGCTCAATCCATAGCTGAAGGTCTGCATTTTGTCTGGGAACCAGTCTTACACCTTTGGGATTGGTCCAATGAAGCAGTCAGTGTGACATACATGCAATTTGTTCAGAAggtaagcaaataaaattttctgaagcAATTATGCAATCCAATGCACATAAAATCTGTAGACAATCTTAAGAAATTTATAATCTAGGACCAGAGATAAAGTCAGAACATAGGAAATGCAAATAATCACATTCCAATATAATTTTACACATCAATGCACTCCCACACACAAGGGAATTGACTTAATGAAACAAACAAGGTCAACAACATACAGCACAGAGAGCACTGAGTGATTTAAGATGACTTCAGAGATGAGTTGATATTACTGCTTTTTTTTacacaataaataagtaaagtaagtGTGCACATTTTAGTCAGAATTACTTTCTGGACATGGGTGTACGTGTGTATACTTCTCCCTGTTGAGCTTTCCAGACAATAAAGAcatatagatttctttttttttcaaaactacaaAATCTGAATAAAGTGTATAATTACCCTTGTATATACTTTAAATTGAAATACAAACACATGATCCagtaagaaataattttcaaaaatttataatgcgcagtttattattatttcttcataataAAATCACCAAGAATCAGAAAGTCAAAGATGAACTGGATGAAGGAAatgtgacagaaaaaaatatatataaaaattgaattttttcatttatcagAACAATGCCAAAGgttacacaaaatatttattaaaaattaaataaactttgaATTGCTAATAAAGGAAAATAGATCTGAGACCTTTTCTCCTCAGAAAGACAAGGCAACTGAACAATGAAATCATGGCTgtatttaatacaatttttacCAGGAGTgcatttatgtaaaattaaaaacaatatgttAAGCTATAATCTTAGAACCCCTAAAAGTTTTTGTTCAAAAGTAAACACAGAAATCAGTAGGTTTGCCATCACTGCATTATACATGAGAACACAAAAGCCCAAGAAGCAAAATGATTTGTACTTCTGGTTCACTCTTTCCCACAGATGAAGTATGAAGAGATACAAGCTGAAGAAAATGTCTCCACAGTGGCTCAGTTTGTTCTGCTGGGATTTTCTGAACTTCCAAACCTCCAAGGCTTTCTATCTGGAGTGTTCTCCATCATTTACATGGTTATCCTCATTGGGAACAGTCTCATAGTCATAATAACCAGGCTGGACCCTGCGCTGCACAAacccatgtattttttcctggCACATTTTTCTATACTGGAAATCTGTTATGTTTCAGTCACTCTCCCGAGGTATCTGGTCAGTCTTTGGACTTGGGATAGTAGCATCTCCCTACTGAGCTGTGCCACCCAAATGTGCCTCTTCCTTGCAGTGGGAACTGCAGAATGTTTCCTCCTggctgtgatggcctatgaccgctacgtGGCCATCTGCAACCCTCTGCACTATCCTGTAGTCATGACCCCAAAGAAGTGCCATCAACTGGCCATTGGCTCCTGGCTCGGGGGAATGCCAGTCCAGATAGGGCAAACATGCCGAATATTCTCTCTGCATTTCTGTCATACTAACCAAATcaaccacttcttctgtgacatACCCCCAATTCTCAAGCTAGCCTGTGGGGACACCTCTATACAGGAGATATCTATCTATGTAGTAGTGATGTTGGTTGCTGCGGTCCCTTTTCTGTTGATACTAGCCTCTTATAGCAAGATCATTTCCACCATTCTGAGGTTGCCAACAGCCCAAGGACGCACTAAGGCATTCTCCACTTGCTCCTCCCACCTGCtgtttgtagttttattttttggaacagCTTCGATTACCTACTTCAGGCCCAAATCCAATCATTCTGCAGGAACTGACAAACTGCTCTCTCTTTTCTATACTATAGTGACTCCCACATTCAATCCTGTGATATACACCCTCAGGAACCAGGACGTGATTGCTGCATTCAAAAGACTCTTGCTTAAAACATAGTGTTCAGAGTTTACTAGAGGTTGTTTTACCATATATCACAGTTATCAGAGAAATATTTCGACTCTCTGCATTCTCCTTTTGGAGGGTAATGTTTTTCAAGCTTATGAtgtaatttgttatatttaaattttatcctgGAATCTATTTTGTTCACCTTATTTATGTAGGGAACTTTATCTGTCATTGTGATCACacctaaagaaaataatttctcatgaataaaatgttaatgtGTATCACATTTGCCCTAAAAATATATTagcagaatttaaaatttaagatctTATGCATTGAATTTAATGGAAATTTactaaatttaatgaaatttacCTAAATGTCTATACCTGTATAGACTGAAATTCTTCTTTATTATATTGCAGGTAGGACACAGTTAGCAAAGGTATTTGTATAATGGATGTTTATTCAGGAAATACTAAACTGATTAAGTGGATAAGTGAATGTTACTTTGGCCTACCACAGTGTTCTAGCAAAATCTATACTTTTTTTGTTATCAATAGGAATTAAGATAACTATGCACGAAAGTGGAATACTTCCTGAataataccaaaataaaagaTGCATGGGCCAGGTAGAGTGGtgcatagctgtaatcccagaaaaTCAGGTGGCTGAATCAAGGAAATCTCAAGCTAGAACCTGCCTGTGTATTTGGCAAGatcctcagcaagttagcaagaccttgacacagaataaaaataaataaatagaaacgaTTGTTGGGGATCTTAGCAAAGTTGTAAaacatccctgtgttcaatcactgatacaaaaaattataaggaaaatatagaaaaaagagtCTTACATGCATGCAGGTCTTACCTTCTCCTCCAAACAACTTGCCATGAGAGCACAAGAAACAATACAACACCACTATCTCTCAAAACTGATTTTCTTTTGCTCCATATATTTTCCTGCTTTGATGTCATGGCCCCACAATacctttcataattattttttcatcccccaacctttatttatttatttgtggtgctggggattgaactcaggatcttatGCATACCAGGACTGTCCTCTAtcctgagccacattctcagcccttatCTGTTTCTGTACTATACTCCATCAGTCAGGCCTAaaacttttcctattttatgCTGTCTCTATAAGTGCAGATGTGCAAGGAAGTTTTGGAAGCTATTTTCAGTAACATGTAAAGTCCTCATAGCTGCACTGCAATTCCTCACCTTTGCTTTAATGCTTTGAATTCACTCTAAACTCATTAAAATCATTAAATCTTTGAGCTGACACTGAAGAAAGGAGCATTAATCTAGACAACCAGAAATGCCCACCCATTCACTGTTACACTCTAAAATAAGTtgtctttctgtttgtttgttttgtgcatCTGAGCATCACTCTGTCTGTTGCTTTAAATGTGATACTCTTACAATGCATGAACATGCTAGCTCCTGTCCTGGAAATATTACATTTCTACTTTATCAATCTATATGCATCTTTCACCAACTATAGTAAtgttttacatttattcatttgtgtattttattccTGAAAGTATATGTGCATATTCATTTAATGCTTTATATTGAATCTGGAATTTGGCATACAGGTCCTGAGGAAGACCATGCTAATATGACTGTGGTGATAAAGGTGAAGTTTATAGAGGAGATGCTTGTGGTagttgtttattttctgaaatttgttAAAACAGGAATCACACTGGTGCTGGCACCAACTTTTCCCACAAGTTTGGATAACTGAGTTTTACGCTTCACATTCTCAGCAAAGTATTGAGTAGTTAAATGTAATTTAACTAcattttatacaattaaaattagttaaatacagataatgtttttttcttgttaacaACCAGGATTATTACAAGTTATAACTATtcacctaaaataaaaaaaatagtagagaaTCATTATTAGGAAAACATTGAAATGTAGGCTGCAATAACATACAAtgttatttttgaataaatggaTATCCACAATGTTAGTTACCTACACAAATAAGCctacttgattaaaaaaatgaaattaatcttaGTAATGTAgttactttagttttttttaaaaaaaatattgactattTTCTTGGTAAGATTATCTATGAAATGAATTGTAAATTAATGTTAAAACTCATCAATCAACATGAACATTTTAGAGTTTGTGTCTAAAATAACTTAAtctataatattttatgatttaatatCATGTGGCCTATCAGTGATTAACAAATGTCATTAATGaatccatttaaataaaaaatgtaaaaattagtCCTTCTATCTCACTTAGGTATTGTGGTAGATAGAACAAGGGTCCCCAgagatgtccacatcctaatccctggaacaCCTGCACGTGTTGAATCACATGGGAAAGGGACCCTGCACAGGTGATTAAGGTTTTACATCCTGAGAAATGGACATTATTCAGGTCGAGCAAATCTAATCACATGAGCCcttaaaagataaagagaaggaaagatgggATGTCTTAGAAAAACACATCTAATTTGGGAGACTTATCCAGTCACTGGAAGGAGGGCATAGTACTGAGAGTCTAAACCTCCTGAGAAGAGAGGAATCTGCCTGCCTGATGGTTTTCAAAGCAGAGCATtagcttttctttgtctttgtgtGAAAACTAAGGCATGAGCTCTTCCTGGGTCTCAAGTCTGCTTAAATAGAACTGCATGATCTACCTTTTACGTTCTGAGGTC
It includes:
- the LOC114084537 gene encoding olfactory receptor 10AG1-like, coding for MKYEEIQAEENVSTVAQFVLLGFSELPNLQGFLSGVFSIIYMVILIGNSLIVIITRLDPALHKPMYFFLAHFSILEICYVSVTLPRYLVSLWTWDSSISLLSCATQMCLFLAVGTAECFLLAVMAYDRYVAICNPLHYPVVMTPKKCHQLAIGSWLGGMPVQIGQTCRIFSLHFCHTNQINHFFCDIPPILKLACGDTSIQEISIYVVVMLVAAVPFLLILASYSKIISTILRLPTAQGRTKAFSTCSSHLLFVVLFFGTASITYFRPKSNHSAGTDKLLSLFYTIVTPTFNPVIYTLRNQDVIAAFKRLLLKT